From the genome of Rhodobacteraceae bacterium Araon29, one region includes:
- a CDS encoding HPr family phosphocarrier protein, producing the protein MDDKVIRVFEIVNVKGLHARASAKFVETVEAYDASAEVEKDGLSACGDSIMGLLMLAASKGSSIKVTAQGSERSDLVNAIGDLIADRFGEPD; encoded by the coding sequence ATGGACGACAAAGTCATCCGCGTGTTTGAAATTGTGAATGTAAAAGGTCTTCACGCACGCGCCTCGGCAAAATTTGTAGAAACTGTTGAGGCCTACGACGCCTCTGCAGAGGTTGAAAAAGATGGCCTCAGCGCTTGCGGCGATAGCATCATGGGCCTTTTGATGCTTGCTGCGTCGAAAGGCAGTTCTATCAAAGTAACAGCCCAAGGGTCCGAGCGCTCTGATCTTGTAAACGCAATCGGTGATTTGATTGCAGACCGTTTTGGTGAGCCTGACTAA
- a CDS encoding acyltransferase yields the protein MVESTNSKPFEDQAQGGQALPQLTLNDEPYDRRRLSYAATFTDPNQRITIQTIEYITGKLRLLRKIRQFEAMGVPHGQAFWKQALDVMGIELQTPQEQIDSIPKDGPLVTISNHPHGLVDGMILGELIGRVRTDYKILTRSLLTGITEIDEFMIPVPFPHEEDALEKNLVMRKEAMNHLKDGGAVVLFPSGVVGASETMFGPVIEKQWNPFTAKMIQRSQAKVLPVYFQGGNSRWYQIANQISPTLRQSLLLFEVVKALNKPQAPVVGSLIDRPEIKGWADNPRGFVSWLRDETLKLGAAPSA from the coding sequence GTGGTTGAAAGCACCAATAGTAAACCCTTTGAAGATCAGGCCCAGGGCGGGCAGGCGCTGCCTCAATTGACGTTGAATGACGAGCCGTATGATCGCCGGCGACTATCTTATGCAGCGACCTTTACCGACCCTAATCAACGGATCACGATCCAAACTATTGAATATATAACCGGCAAGCTACGGCTGCTGCGGAAAATTCGCCAGTTTGAAGCCATGGGCGTACCCCATGGGCAGGCATTTTGGAAACAGGCGCTCGACGTCATGGGGATAGAGTTGCAGACCCCACAAGAACAAATTGACAGTATTCCCAAGGACGGCCCTTTGGTCACAATATCAAATCATCCTCATGGGTTGGTCGACGGGATGATCCTTGGCGAATTGATCGGGCGGGTTAGAACAGACTATAAAATCCTCACCCGCTCTTTACTGACGGGCATCACCGAAATTGACGAATTTATGATCCCAGTCCCTTTTCCGCATGAAGAGGACGCACTAGAGAAAAACCTTGTGATGCGAAAAGAGGCGATGAACCACCTCAAAGACGGCGGCGCTGTGGTTTTATTTCCCTCTGGTGTGGTTGGAGCCTCAGAAACCATGTTTGGCCCAGTGATTGAAAAACAGTGGAACCCGTTTACCGCCAAGATGATCCAGCGATCGCAGGCCAAAGTTCTGCCGGTGTATTTTCAAGGGGGAAATTCAAGGTGGTATCAAATCGCCAATCAAATTTCACCAACCTTGCGCCAAAGCCTGCTGCTTTTTGAAGTTGTCAAAGCCTTGAACAAACCCCAAGCACCTGTGGTTGGCAGTTTGATCGACCGCCCAGAGATCAAGGGCTGGGCGGATAATCCACGTGGTTTTGTTTCTTGGCTGCGTGATGAAACGCTAAAGCTGGGCGCGGCGCCTAGCGCGTAG
- a CDS encoding 3-hydroxybutyryl-CoA dehydrogenase yields MDVTKIGVIGAGQMGNGIAHVMALAGYQVCLNDISKDVLSQAITRIDKNMTRQVKSGKIADADKAAALSRITTTLSIADIGQSDLVIEAATEDEPTKQVIFDALVPHIQDHTILTSNTSSISITRLASRTGRPEKFMGFHFMNPVPVMQLVELIRGIATDKETYDTCRTVVENLGKTPASAEDFPAFIVNRILMPMINEAVYTLYEGVGSVESIDQSMKLGANHPMGPLELADFIGLDTCLAIMNVLHEGLADTKYRPCPLMTKYVEAGWLGRKTKRGFYDYRGDVPVPTR; encoded by the coding sequence ATGGATGTAACTAAAATCGGGGTGATTGGCGCAGGCCAAATGGGAAACGGTATCGCCCATGTAATGGCATTGGCCGGATATCAGGTGTGCTTGAACGATATAAGCAAAGATGTGCTGTCTCAGGCCATCACGCGGATTGACAAAAACATGACGCGGCAAGTCAAAAGCGGAAAAATTGCTGACGCGGATAAAGCCGCGGCGCTCAGCCGGATAACAACAACGCTTTCGATTGCGGATATTGGGCAATCTGATTTGGTGATTGAAGCCGCAACCGAAGATGAGCCCACCAAACAGGTTATCTTTGATGCGCTGGTTCCGCATATTCAGGATCATACGATCCTGACCTCGAACACCTCGTCGATTTCAATCACGCGGCTTGCCAGCCGCACTGGACGGCCGGAAAAGTTCATGGGCTTTCATTTTATGAACCCGGTTCCAGTGATGCAGCTGGTCGAACTAATACGCGGTATCGCCACGGATAAAGAAACCTATGATACCTGCCGCACTGTGGTGGAAAATCTGGGCAAAACCCCGGCCAGCGCCGAAGATTTTCCAGCCTTTATCGTCAACCGAATTTTAATGCCGATGATTAATGAAGCGGTTTATACGCTATATGAGGGCGTTGGATCGGTCGAGTCTATTGATCAGTCCATGAAACTGGGCGCCAATCATCCGATGGGGCCGCTAGAGCTGGCTGATTTCATCGGGCTTGATACCTGCCTTGCGATCATGAATGTGCTGCATGAAGGACTGGCTGATACCAAATACCGGCCTTGTCCTTTGATGACAAAATACGTCGAGGCTGGCTGGCTTGGGCGCAAAACAAAACGCGGTTTTTACGATTATCGCGGCGATGTGCCGGTGCCTACGCGCTAG
- a CDS encoding electron transfer flavoprotein subunit alpha/FixB family protein, translating into MAVLLIAEISGADLAVDATAKAVTAAKQLGDVTVLCAAAGCSGAAEAAAGLEGVSKVLCADDAAYGNGLAEPVANLIVSLAGDYEHIVAPATNSAKNILPRLAALLDVMVITDITAVIDGNTFERPIYAGNALQTVQSSDATKVVSIRTSNFDAAGAGGSAAIENIAAAGNPGLSEWVEDKVAASDRPELTSAGVVVSGGRGVGSEDDFALIEKLADALNAAVGASRAAVDSGYAPNDWQVGQTGKVVAPDLYVAVGISGAIQHLAGMKDSKIIVAINKDEEAPIFQVADFGLVADLFDAVPELTEKLA; encoded by the coding sequence ATGGCAGTTCTTCTTATTGCGGAAATCTCAGGTGCTGATCTGGCGGTTGATGCCACAGCCAAAGCGGTAACAGCAGCCAAGCAACTGGGCGATGTAACAGTGCTTTGCGCTGCTGCAGGATGCAGCGGTGCGGCAGAGGCCGCGGCCGGTCTTGAAGGCGTGAGCAAAGTGCTTTGCGCAGATGATGCGGCCTATGGCAATGGTCTTGCCGAGCCTGTGGCGAATCTGATTGTTTCGCTGGCAGGGGATTATGAACATATCGTCGCTCCGGCCACCAATTCGGCAAAGAACATCCTGCCGCGTTTGGCAGCCCTGCTGGATGTGATGGTAATTACTGATATCACAGCCGTAATTGACGGCAACACATTCGAGCGCCCGATCTATGCAGGCAATGCGTTGCAAACGGTGCAATCATCAGATGCTACGAAAGTTGTCTCAATCCGGACGTCAAACTTTGATGCAGCAGGCGCAGGTGGCTCTGCAGCAATTGAAAACATTGCCGCCGCAGGTAACCCTGGGCTGTCGGAATGGGTCGAAGATAAGGTAGCGGCAAGCGACCGGCCCGAGTTGACCTCTGCTGGTGTGGTTGTTTCTGGTGGCCGCGGCGTTGGTAGCGAAGATGATTTTGCGCTTATAGAAAAGCTGGCGGATGCGTTGAACGCAGCTGTTGGTGCATCGCGGGCAGCGGTTGACAGCGGCTATGCGCCAAACGACTGGCAAGTGGGTCAAACCGGCAAAGTGGTGGCTCCTGATCTTTATGTTGCGGTTGGCATTTCCGGCGCCATTCAGCATTTGGCCGGTATGAAGGACAGCAAGATCATTGTCGCGATCAATAAGGACGAAGAGGCACCGATTTTTCAGGTTGCAGACTTTGGACTGGTCGCAGACCTTTTTGATGCTGTGCCCGAGCTGACGGAAAAACTAGCTTAA
- a CDS encoding electron transfer flavoprotein subunit beta/FixA family protein, which produces MKVLVPVKRVIDYNVKVRVKADGSGVDLANVKMSMNPFDEIAVEEAIRLKEAGKADEVVAISVGVEKAQETLRTALAMGADRAILVVAADDVHTDIEPLTVAKILKAVVDEEAPGLVLCGKQAIDNDMNATGQMLAGLLGWSQATFASELDVDGDSAVVTREVDGGLQTIKVNMPAIVTVDLRLNEPRYASLPNIMKAKKKPLDQKTAADYGVDPAARLSIVKTTEPESRAAGIKVGSVDELVEKLKEAGAV; this is translated from the coding sequence ATGAAGGTATTGGTGCCTGTCAAGCGCGTGATTGACTATAACGTGAAGGTTCGCGTGAAAGCGGATGGATCCGGTGTTGATCTGGCAAATGTAAAAATGTCGATGAACCCCTTTGACGAGATTGCAGTAGAAGAAGCGATCCGTTTGAAGGAGGCTGGCAAAGCCGATGAGGTGGTTGCCATTTCTGTGGGTGTTGAAAAGGCACAGGAAACACTACGGACTGCTCTGGCGATGGGGGCTGATCGCGCCATTTTAGTGGTTGCGGCCGATGATGTGCACACCGATATTGAACCTTTGACGGTGGCCAAAATCCTCAAGGCAGTGGTGGATGAAGAAGCGCCCGGTTTGGTGCTTTGCGGAAAGCAAGCCATCGACAATGACATGAACGCCACTGGTCAGATGCTCGCCGGTCTGCTGGGCTGGTCGCAAGCGACCTTTGCCTCAGAGCTTGACGTGGACGGCGATAGCGCCGTGGTCACGCGCGAAGTGGATGGCGGGCTGCAAACCATCAAGGTCAACATGCCGGCCATTGTGACCGTTGATCTGCGGTTGAACGAGCCGCGTTACGCATCTCTTCCAAACATCATGAAAGCCAAGAAAAAGCCGCTTGATCAGAAAACCGCCGCGGATTACGGCGTTGATCCAGCGGCGCGCTTGAGCATTGTGAAAACCACCGAACCTGAAAGCCGCGCAGCAGGCATAAAGGTAGGCTCAGTAGATGAGCTGGTTGAAAAACTCAAAGAAGCGGGGGCAGTCTAA
- a CDS encoding cob(I)yrinic acid a,c-diamide adenosyltransferase encodes MVVLNKIYTKTGDAGETALGNGVRVAKHSLRVTTYGTSDELNATVGMARLHASGEIDEMLARIQNDLFDLGADLCRPDIERDADAEYPPLRMVASQVSRLENEIDKMNSVLEPLRSFILPGGSPLSAYLHVCRTVARRAERLCVELATMETINSDAVKYLNRLSDWFFVAARVANSNGSEDVLWVPGDNR; translated from the coding sequence ATGGTTGTTTTAAATAAAATCTACACCAAAACCGGCGATGCGGGAGAAACCGCGCTGGGCAATGGGGTTCGCGTAGCCAAACATTCCTTGCGTGTGACGACCTACGGCACCTCGGATGAATTAAACGCTACCGTTGGAATGGCCCGTTTGCATGCATCGGGCGAAATAGATGAAATGCTGGCACGTATTCAAAACGATCTTTTTGATCTGGGCGCTGATCTGTGCCGGCCCGATATAGAGCGTGATGCCGATGCTGAGTACCCGCCTTTGCGCATGGTTGCTAGTCAAGTATCGCGGTTGGAAAACGAGATTGATAAAATGAACAGCGTGCTTGAGCCGCTGCGCAGTTTTATTTTGCCGGGCGGGTCGCCTTTATCGGCTTATTTGCATGTGTGCCGCACGGTGGCGCGGCGTGCAGAGCGGCTTTGCGTCGAACTGGCGACAATGGAAACCATCAATTCGGATGCGGTGAAATATTTAAACCGGCTTAGTGACTGGTTTTTTGTTGCTGCACGGGTGGCCAACAGCAATGGCTCAGAAGATGTTTTATGGGTGCCCGGCGATAATAGGTGA
- a CDS encoding twin transmembrane helix small protein, protein MMEDPLFVIVVVALGAVAIILMIGIGGFGRGGEFNRKYANKIMRLRIAAQFVAVVLILLFVFFTQQGG, encoded by the coding sequence ATTATGGAAGATCCCCTATTTGTAATTGTCGTTGTGGCACTTGGCGCGGTGGCAATTATCTTGATGATTGGCATTGGTGGCTTTGGCCGTGGTGGCGAGTTTAACCGAAAATATGCCAATAAAATAATGCGGCTGCGAATTGCCGCGCAGTTTGTTGCCGTGGTTTTGATTTTGCTCTTTGTCTTTTTCACGCAGCAAGGGGGATAA
- a CDS encoding SDR family NAD(P)-dependent oxidoreductase, producing the protein MAQKTILITGCSSGIGYDAALRLREEGWRVFASCRAQDDVETLKAQGFESLTLDYADEASISAAVNFVLNATDGRIDALFNNGAFACPGLVEDLPRGALREVFETNVFGYHDLTRQIIPAMRAQGHGRIINCSSVLGFVPAPWRGAYVASKFALEGLTQTLRLEMRETPIDVVLIQPGPITSKIRQNSIPHFEKWIDWEASPCADQYRKRLMKRLYESRGPDRYELPAKAVSDKLMHALEAKRPKPCYYITVPTYAAAVIRRILPIRLQDRLLS; encoded by the coding sequence ATGGCGCAAAAAACAATTTTGATCACCGGTTGTTCTTCTGGCATTGGCTATGATGCAGCGCTGCGTTTGCGCGAAGAGGGATGGCGCGTATTTGCCAGTTGCCGCGCCCAAGACGATGTCGAGACATTAAAGGCGCAGGGGTTTGAAAGCCTTACGCTTGATTATGCAGATGAGGCGAGTATTTCTGCTGCTGTGAACTTTGTGCTGAATGCGACTGATGGACGAATTGATGCACTGTTTAACAATGGGGCTTTTGCCTGCCCCGGCTTAGTGGAAGATTTGCCGCGCGGTGCCCTGCGCGAAGTGTTTGAAACCAATGTGTTTGGCTATCACGATCTGACACGGCAAATCATTCCGGCTATGCGCGCACAAGGGCATGGCCGGATTATAAATTGCTCGTCGGTTCTGGGGTTTGTGCCAGCCCCGTGGCGCGGCGCTTATGTGGCCAGTAAATTCGCGCTTGAAGGGCTAACCCAGACGCTGCGGTTGGAAATGCGCGAAACGCCAATTGATGTGGTTTTGATTCAGCCGGGGCCGATCACCTCAAAAATCCGGCAAAACTCGATCCCACATTTTGAAAAATGGATTGACTGGGAAGCGTCGCCGTGCGCGGATCAATATCGCAAACGGCTGATGAAGCGGCTATATGAGAGCCGTGGGCCTGACCGCTATGAATTACCAGCCAAAGCGGTCAGCGATAAATTAATGCATGCACTAGAGGCCAAGCGGCCAAAGCCTTGCTATTATATTACAGTGCCGACCTATGCCGCGGCCGTGATACGGCGCATTTTACCGATACGGCTGCAGGATAGGCTGCTCAGCTAA
- the parC gene encoding DNA topoisomerase IV subunit A yields MTDLIDDPNMSGISAEPLRRAIGERYLTYALSTIMHRALPDARDGLKPVHRRILYAMRELKLNANGGFRKSAKISGDVMGNYHPHGDAAIYDAMARLAQDFNVRYPLVDGQGNFGNIDGDNPAASRYTEARMTTVAEALLEGLNENAVDFRDNYDGTLTEPVVLPASFPNLLANGSSGIAVGMATNIPPHNIAELCDACLHLIKTPEARDDTLLNFIPGPDFPTGGVIVESPEAIASAYRTGRGSFRLRCQWRVEDLGRGQWQIVVTEIPYQVQKSKLIEKIAEVIQLKKIPILADVRDESADDIRLILEPRSKNVDPEVLMGMLFRNSDLEIRFSMNMNVLIDGLTPKVCSLKEVLKAFLDHRRDVLLRRSQHRIDKIDHRLEVLEGFLVAFLNLDRVIDIIRYDDDPKAALIAEDWSLSHPRAINEDDYVGPDTTQEGELSELQVEAILNMRLRSLRRLEELELTRERDALMLERADLQDLLDHTNLQWDKISEQLRATKKTFGKDYEGGARRTIFTEAGEIEEVPLEAMIDREPITVVCSQMGWIRAMTGHIDLARELKFKDGDGPRFIFHAETTDRLLVFASNGRFYTLSAANLPGGRGMGEPLRLMVDLPNEAEIIDIFIHKPGRKLLVASTSGDGFVVPEDDVLAQTRSGRQVLNVRGDVSAKSCRPIQGDHVAVVGENRKMLVFALSELPEMGRGKGVRLQKYKDGGMSDVATFDLAAGLSWLDPAGRTRTETELAEWTSKRASAGKMAPRGFPRDNRFT; encoded by the coding sequence ATGACTGATTTGATTGACGACCCCAATATGAGCGGAATTTCCGCCGAACCCCTGCGGCGCGCCATAGGCGAGCGCTATCTAACCTATGCGCTTTCCACAATTATGCACCGCGCGCTGCCTGATGCCCGTGATGGGCTTAAGCCGGTGCACCGGCGCATCCTTTATGCCATGCGCGAGCTTAAGCTCAATGCCAACGGCGGATTTCGCAAATCAGCCAAGATTAGCGGCGATGTGATGGGCAATTATCACCCCCATGGGGATGCGGCAATTTACGATGCCATGGCGCGCTTGGCACAGGATTTTAATGTGCGCTACCCGCTGGTCGACGGGCAGGGCAATTTTGGCAATATCGACGGCGATAACCCGGCCGCCAGCCGCTACACCGAGGCGCGTATGACCACCGTTGCCGAAGCGCTGCTGGAAGGGCTCAATGAAAATGCCGTCGACTTTCGTGACAATTATGACGGCACGCTCACCGAACCTGTGGTTTTGCCGGCCAGCTTTCCCAATCTGCTGGCCAATGGATCAAGCGGCATTGCCGTGGGTATGGCCACTAATATCCCGCCGCATAATATTGCCGAGCTCTGCGATGCCTGCTTGCATTTAATCAAAACCCCCGAAGCGCGCGACGACACGTTGCTGAATTTCATCCCAGGACCTGATTTTCCCACCGGCGGGGTGATCGTGGAAAGCCCCGAGGCCATCGCAAGTGCCTATCGCACGGGGCGCGGATCGTTTCGCTTGCGCTGCCAGTGGCGCGTCGAAGACCTAGGCCGCGGCCAATGGCAGATTGTGGTCACGGAAATTCCCTATCAGGTGCAAAAATCCAAGCTGATCGAAAAAATTGCCGAAGTGATCCAGCTGAAGAAAATTCCGATCCTTGCGGATGTGCGCGATGAAAGCGCTGATGATATCCGGCTTATTTTAGAGCCCCGCTCGAAAAATGTGGATCCCGAGGTGCTGATGGGCATGCTGTTTCGAAATTCGGACCTTGAGATCCGCTTTTCGATGAACATGAACGTGCTGATTGATGGCCTAACGCCCAAGGTCTGTAGCCTTAAAGAGGTTCTAAAAGCCTTCCTTGATCATCGCCGCGATGTGCTGCTGCGCCGCAGTCAGCACCGGATCGACAAAATTGATCACCGGCTTGAAGTGCTCGAAGGCTTTCTGGTGGCGTTTCTTAATCTTGATCGGGTGATTGATATTATCCGCTATGACGACGACCCCAAAGCCGCGCTAATTGCCGAAGACTGGAGTTTATCGCATCCACGGGCAATAAACGAAGACGATTATGTCGGTCCGGACACTACTCAAGAAGGCGAATTAAGCGAGCTGCAGGTTGAGGCTATTTTAAACATGCGGCTGCGCTCGCTGCGCCGGCTCGAAGAGCTTGAACTGACCCGTGAACGCGATGCGCTAATGCTGGAACGGGCCGATCTGCAAGATTTACTCGATCACACTAATTTGCAATGGGATAAAATTTCCGAGCAACTGAGAGCGACCAAGAAAACCTTTGGAAAAGACTATGAAGGCGGCGCGCGGCGCACGATCTTTACCGAAGCTGGCGAAATAGAAGAGGTGCCGCTTGAGGCAATGATCGACCGCGAGCCGATCACCGTTGTCTGCAGCCAGATGGGCTGGATAAGGGCTATGACGGGACATATCGACCTGGCCCGTGAGCTAAAGTTCAAAGACGGTGACGGGCCGCGGTTTATTTTCCATGCTGAAACCACTGATCGGTTGCTGGTGTTTGCCAGCAATGGGCGTTTCTACACCCTATCGGCGGCCAACCTACCCGGCGGGCGCGGCATGGGCGAGCCACTAAGGTTAATGGTGGATTTGCCCAATGAGGCCGAGATTATAGATATCTTCATCCACAAACCCGGGCGCAAGCTGCTTGTGGCTTCAACCTCGGGTGACGGGTTTGTTGTGCCTGAAGACGATGTGCTGGCCCAGACCCGCAGCGGCAGACAGGTGCTGAACGTACGCGGCGATGTAAGCGCCAAAAGCTGTCGCCCGATCCAAGGCGATCATGTGGCTGTTGTGGGAGAAAACCGCAAAATGCTGGTGTTTGCGCTGTCCGAGCTGCCCGAAATGGGACGCGGTAAAGGTGTTCGGCTGCAAAAATACAAAGACGGCGGCATGAGCGATGTCGCAACCTTTGATTTGGCTGCAGGGCTTAGCTGGCTTGACCCAGCGGGCCGCACCCGCACCGAAACCGAACTGGCCGAATGGACATCGAAACGCGCAAGCGCGGGTAAAATGGCGCCGCGCGGTTTCCCGCGCGATAACAGGTTTACTTAA
- a CDS encoding DUF898 family protein: MQTDKIYFAYGSQDGELFKIALKTGILTMITLGIYRFWAKSRIRRHIWSSASIGEDRFEYHGTGLEKFLGFLIAIVVLAIYLGLVQLILIYFGLNLFQMTDDPAQVFAQTAAIYLNLLAVLPLAAFATYRARRYKLARTSWRGIRFGMDNGAWGYVWRYLFYSLLTLVSLGALMPLATFRLEKYMADRSFVGDAPIAQNGKWAELYPSMKYIFFGVLCVLGAVVIAFGAIKIGIIAGFLGCIVLVCGLVHYNVQSFAYLMTHKTLNKTVGFSATPRTKRILATYILGGIVVGLITGIFGAVFGGISFTLFSVGNASTLGFLFTGLTYLGFFVLANALSLIMITQPILEHMFSSITVHNSSDLEKIFQTVRRSPADAEGFADALDIGGAF; this comes from the coding sequence ATGCAGACGGATAAGATTTACTTTGCCTATGGCAGTCAAGATGGTGAGCTTTTTAAAATAGCGTTGAAAACCGGCATTTTAACGATGATCACGCTCGGAATTTACCGGTTTTGGGCCAAAAGCAGAATACGGCGACATATCTGGTCTTCTGCCTCTATCGGTGAGGATAGGTTTGAGTATCATGGAACCGGATTAGAAAAATTCCTAGGGTTTCTAATCGCGATTGTTGTTTTGGCAATCTACCTTGGGTTAGTGCAGTTAATCCTGATTTACTTTGGCCTAAACTTGTTCCAGATGACCGATGATCCCGCTCAGGTCTTTGCGCAAACCGCCGCCATTTACTTAAACCTGCTCGCAGTTTTGCCACTGGCAGCTTTCGCAACCTACCGTGCTAGACGCTATAAATTGGCCCGCACATCATGGCGTGGTATCAGGTTCGGCATGGATAACGGTGCATGGGGATACGTGTGGCGATATCTTTTCTATAGCCTCCTTACGCTTGTCAGTTTGGGCGCTCTGATGCCGCTTGCAACCTTTAGACTTGAAAAATACATGGCTGACCGGAGTTTTGTTGGCGATGCACCCATCGCGCAAAACGGCAAGTGGGCTGAACTTTACCCGTCAATGAAATATATCTTTTTTGGCGTACTGTGTGTCCTCGGAGCAGTTGTCATCGCATTCGGAGCAATAAAAATTGGCATCATTGCCGGATTTTTGGGCTGCATTGTTCTTGTTTGCGGGCTCGTCCACTATAATGTTCAATCCTTTGCTTATCTAATGACGCATAAAACACTTAATAAAACCGTGGGGTTTAGCGCCACTCCGAGAACAAAGCGCATTTTAGCGACCTATATTCTTGGCGGCATCGTTGTTGGCCTGATAACAGGTATTTTTGGTGCTGTGTTTGGCGGAATATCATTTACACTTTTTTCGGTTGGAAACGCGAGTACTTTAGGTTTCTTGTTCACAGGTCTGACTTATCTAGGGTTTTTTGTGCTAGCAAACGCTCTGTCGCTCATCATGATCACCCAGCCTATTCTTGAGCACATGTTTTCCTCAATTACTGTTCACAATAGCTCTGATTTAGAGAAAATTTTCCAAACTGTTCGAAGATCGCCAGCAGATGCAGAGGGCTTTGCCGATGCGCTTGACATAGGGGGCGCTTTTTGA
- a CDS encoding M48 family metalloprotease: MSDTVKGRFHDGISAKSHQVSVTHKSNGQELKITGPTLQAAIYWPLADIRAAQKQGREKTTILFLDATADAAAQNDSGRLIIEGTEAQNLLSEMPNLYLKKTKRSDLRKALVRSVIALGSLAAILLLILPSLALILAEALPIKREAALGQTVMKQIELLFSIESDDPFICETDKGRRALDKMTAKILSGEKLDYDLRVLVTRHDMLNAFALPGGIILLTNELIQSADTPEELAGVLAHELGHVVARDPLRALIYSASTAGILSLVVGDFSGGTLVYILADQALNGSYSRRAERHADAFSIEKLQHGEIDLKGFERFFERVEELAPDFLENFSYISTHPPTAERRVAIATAARHQSTVKPVLSAAEWQLIKAMCKKKDG, encoded by the coding sequence TTGAGCGATACGGTAAAGGGCCGCTTTCATGACGGTATTTCGGCAAAATCTCATCAGGTAAGCGTTACCCATAAAAGCAATGGACAAGAACTTAAGATCACCGGCCCAACTTTACAGGCGGCGATTTACTGGCCACTTGCCGATATACGCGCTGCGCAAAAGCAAGGCCGGGAAAAAACCACAATCCTGTTTTTGGACGCAACCGCAGACGCAGCAGCTCAAAATGACAGCGGACGGCTGATTATTGAGGGTACAGAGGCACAAAACCTGCTCAGCGAAATGCCCAATCTATATCTTAAAAAGACCAAAAGGTCAGATCTGCGCAAAGCGTTGGTCCGCAGTGTAATCGCACTTGGATCTCTTGCGGCGATTTTACTACTGATCCTGCCAAGTTTAGCTCTTATTCTTGCCGAGGCTCTGCCAATTAAGCGCGAGGCGGCGCTCGGTCAGACAGTAATGAAGCAAATTGAACTGCTATTTAGTATTGAAAGCGATGACCCGTTTATCTGCGAAACAGATAAAGGGCGGCGAGCTTTGGACAAAATGACGGCGAAAATACTGTCTGGAGAAAAGCTAGATTATGACTTGCGGGTGCTGGTCACACGTCACGATATGCTAAATGCTTTTGCATTGCCCGGTGGTATTATTCTGCTAACCAACGAGCTTATCCAAAGCGCTGATACACCAGAGGAACTGGCTGGCGTTTTGGCCCATGAACTTGGGCATGTGGTGGCACGCGATCCGCTTCGGGCCTTGATATACTCTGCCAGTACCGCCGGAATTCTGTCGCTTGTGGTCGGCGATTTTAGTGGCGGTACACTGGTCTATATACTTGCAGACCAAGCTCTCAACGGGTCCTATTCTAGACGTGCTGAGCGGCACGCTGACGCATTTTCTATAGAAAAACTGCAACATGGAGAAATTGATCTAAAAGGCTTTGAGCGGTTTTTTGAACGTGTTGAGGAATTAGCGCCAGATTTTCTTGAAAATTTTAGCTATATTTCAACCCATCCACCGACCGCCGAACGCCGCGTGGCAATTGCAACTGCGGCGCGGCACCAATCCACGGTCAAACCGGTTTTAAGCGCCGCTGAATGGCAATTGATCAAAGCTATGTGCAAAAAAAAAGACGGGTGA